In a single window of the Papaver somniferum cultivar HN1 chromosome 8, ASM357369v1, whole genome shotgun sequence genome:
- the LOC113301577 gene encoding F-box protein CPR1-like: MSSLPEDLYRDILLRVPAESLLASTREYKEMPKLSIEFKSGCHVCLHALGYDHKNDDYKFAIGVAPHESRCLILIYKLSSNSWKTEKTIPYFFTLMQTAGVLVNGDFHWLAVVPSRFVVLSLDISDESFNEMQLPDGLKEKNKDLRMVLGVLEGCLCALVSSYVNEIKIGYEVWKMLDYGVRESWTKLYVIAHESIISDNHYFRLVWSSKNGDILLLSCDSLVLYDPKHESARELNINDIPFLNAENYFKSIVSLNSGT; encoded by the exons atgtcAAGCCTTCCGGAAGATCTCTACCGAGACATACTTCTAAGGGTACCAGCGGAATCATTACTTGCAT CTACAAGAGAATATAAAGAAATGCCCAAGTTGTCAATCGAATTTAAAAGTGGTTGTCATGTTTGCTTACATGCTTTAGGCTATGATCACAAGAACGATGATTACAAGTTTGCAATAGGTGTAGCGCCTCATGAAAGCAGGTGTCTGATCCTAATCTATAAGTTATCATCAAATTCCTGGAAAACTGAGAAGACCATACCTTATTTTTTTACCTTAATGCAAACAGCTGGGGTGCTTGTTAATGGAGACTTTCATTGGTTAGCGGTAGTTCCATCAAGATTTGTCGTACTCTCTTTGGATATCAGCGACGAGAGTTTTAACGAAATGCAACTACCAGATGGACTTAAGGAGAAGAATAAGGATCTGCGTATGGTTCTGGGAGTGTTGGAAGGGTGCCTTTGTGCACTTGTCAGCTCATATGTTAATGAAATTAAGATTGGTTATGAAGTATGGAAGATGCTGGATTATGGAGTTCGAGAATCTTGGACTAAGCTTTATGTCATTGCCCATGAGAGTATTATCAGCGACAATCATTATTTTAGGCTCGTGTGGTCTTCTAAGAATGGAGATATTCTACTCTTGAGCTGCGACAGTCTAGTTCTGTATGACCCAAAACATGAAAGTGCTAGAGAACTAAATATCAATGATATTCCATTCTTGAACGCCGAGAATTATTTTAAAAGCATAGTTTCTTTGAACTCAGGTACTTAG